From a single Maniola hyperantus chromosome 3, iAphHyp1.2, whole genome shotgun sequence genomic region:
- the LOC138404707 gene encoding uncharacterized protein, which produces MNIDTERVIAEVRLRPALWDLSNELYKDRDARAKFWLQVFEALFPDYNNEGDDKKKEIEKIVQQRWKTARDAYMRCKNVLKNTPSGSGGSKKKVYIYFEDMKFLDKKHQAEVEDSIGSNQATPSASNQDTQSISYQDVPSTSSQDIPRSTGLEVNTELQKSVAQENSTDSDFRNKHSNKNQRKRKQTDTDEFDKEMLMMFKDNAKLFKNDDMNFFMSLLPITEKFTTHQKLIFRTEMLKKAMEISNIHNPYEITSRPNSSDSYFSPQSESILHSQDPINVQEYETFPDISNTVSQECVMYEVRPTTSYTSNSGSQIISQGYQTIHGITRKANEDK; this is translated from the exons ATGAATATTGATACCGAACGTGTGATTGCCGAGGTGCGCCTACGTCCTGCATTGTGGGATTTATCTAATGAACTGTACAAAGATCGCGATGCCAGAGCAAAATTTTGGTTACAAGTTTTTGAAGCACTGTTTCCGGATTACAATAATGAGGGCGATGATAAAAAAAAGGAGATCG aAAAAATTGTGCAGCAACGATGGAAGACTGCAAGAGATGCATATATGCGTTGCAAAAATGTCTTAAAAAATACTCCCTCAGGATCAGGTGGAAGTAAAAAAAAGGTGTATATATATTTTGAAGATATGAAATTTCTTGATAAAAAACACCAAGCTGAAGTTGAGGACTCCATCGGAAGTAATCAGGCTACACCGAGCGCAAGTAATCAGGATACCCAAAGCATATCTTATCAAGACGTGCCAAGTACGTCCAGTCAGGACATACCAAGGAGCACAGGACTTGAAGTAAATACAGAATTACAGAAAAGTGTTGCTCAAGAAAATTCTACAGACTCTGATTTTCGTAATAAACATTCTAATAAAAATCAGCGAAAAAGAAAACAGACCGACACTGATGAATTCGATAAAGAGATGCTAATGATGTTCAAAGATAATgccaaactttttaaaaatgatGACATGAATTTTTTCATGTCTCTCCTGCCAATAACAGAAAAGTTTACAACGCATCAAAAATTGATTTTCCGTACAGAAATGCTCAAAAAAGCAATGGAAATTAGTAATATACACAATCCATATGAAATAACCAGTAGACCGAATTCTTCAGATTCGTATTTTTCTCCACAGTCTGAATCGATTTTACACAGTCAAGATCCGATCAACGTACAGGAATATGAAACTTTCCCTGATATATCAAATACCGTTTCACAAGAATGTGTGATGTACGAAGTACGTCCCACTACTTCTTATACATCAAACTCCGGATCCCAAATTATTTCTCAAGGATACCAAACCATCCATGGCATTACTAGGAAAGCCAACGAAGACAAGTAA